The Hordeum vulgare subsp. vulgare chromosome 7H, MorexV3_pseudomolecules_assembly, whole genome shotgun sequence DNA window AATGTGAGCGAAAGAACTGAACCAAAGAGCTTAGCAGTTGACTATGAATAGAAATTGACCAGAATCATGAGAAGTTCTACTAACAAGTTTGGAGCTGAGACCTGAGAGAAACTAAGCGAAAATACATGAGCCACAACATACAAATTTGCGAATGCAAGGTTCAGAAAATTCATCACAGGAGAACGAAGAATAATTTAGCATCTCCCATAAGGATCAGGCTTTAGTTGATGGTAAAAGGCATGAATTCAGCGATGCAAAATAGACAGaacaatttatttatttttgcctcaAACTTGAATTTGCTCTGCAACTTATGAACTTGAAGTTGTTCTGTAGATTATCACGAGCAGCGAAACAGTTTTGATTTTACAAACATAGTTACTGCTTATCTACGGCTGCCCAGATCATAACTGCATTATGCTTGCTTATCTGAGACTAATATACAAAAAGATAAGAGCAGTTTTAACATGGTCCATCACAGGAAACATAGCAGAAGAAGTATAGTGCAGGAGAGAATGCAAGGTTCAGAAAATCCATcacaggagaaagaagaagaacaacagttTCAGTAGCTTGCATGAACAAGTGGAGAAAATTGCTCAGAGGTACATCCGTGGCGACCGTACAAGGACGAACTAATATATCAGCCAGTGAATATCCTCGTATACACTTTGCATACAATTTCAACATCGGATTTAATGGACACTTGCAGACGAGAAGAAGTTGTCGTATCCTCCAAGCAGATCGGCCGCGGTATTGTTCCTCATCTCGTTCTCGAGCGCCTCTTCGGCCTTCCACGCTGCTTCAAATGGATCGAAGAAGCTCGGCGGCAATTTGAACAAGTGGTCGTGTCCCTCAAGTGATGGTGCGTCAAGATCCGGCGCGTCATTGTGCCTCTCTTCCTTCTCAGCATCACGGAAGGCAGGGTTGTCCATGGCCCGATCCTCCAGCATGACTTGGTCCAAGCAATCCAGGTACAGAGGTTCCTGTCGGTCCATCTCCACGCCAGTTTTGGCTCCAGTGACTTCAATTGGGTCGGCTTCCATCATTCTCGTTAGTTCTTCAATATAAAAACCATCTGCTTCCCCATCCTCCTCGAGCGCATCGTCGGCTTCCATCATTCTCTTTAGTTCTTCGATATCAAAGCCATATGCCTCCCCATCCTTCCCGAGCGCCTCGTCGGCCTGCCACTCTGCTTCAGTTTCAGGGACGGCCTGTGGTTCATGCTCTGCTGCTgcttcatcgagtaggaactttagCTCCTTGTCTGGTTCAGAGTAGTGAGACTGTTCGATGTTCTCTTCAGCTTCGAGCGGAGAGATGTTCTCTGTAGCTCCCACCCTGAGAGTTTCGTCGACTTGCAGCCTGAAAAGATCTTCCATTGAGCAAGAGAACCCGCCCATGCCGTCGTCGTCGGCTTCAGGTATTGACTCATCCGGCGAGAAAACTGGTGCAGCAGCGGTGAAGGATGGTGTGGCAACGCGCATCCTTTTCTTGGGGCGCGGCGGATGAGGatcggcggcggcagcgggcgctggCCTCTTCTGTGCCTGCGTGCTCGCAGTCGCGGCCTCTGGCTGCGATTCTTGAAGCATGTACGCGGCCGATTCTTGGCGAGCGGCGGCTGGAGCATGCTGAGCCAAGTGCATCCTGCAGAACACCTTCACCCCCTCGGCGATGGTGGCCTCAGGCAGCAGGCACCGGTACTCCTCCATGACCCAGCCGGTGGACTTGCCCTTCTTTTTGAACGACAGGTTCTTGACCTCGCCGACCTTGCCTCCCGCGTGGCTGATCTCCGTGGTCTTCTGGATGGTCCAGGTGCCGCCGCCGGCGGTGCGAACGCTCTGTAGTTTGCTCCCGTACTTGCTCTTGCACGTGGTGAAGAAGAACCGGTCACCGCTGCTCAAGGCCTGCGGCGCGGGCGCGTATCGGGCGGCGAGATCCTTGGGCTCGCAGCCGGAGATTTCGACGCTGTGGATGAGCTTCTCGACGCCGTGCAGCGTCTCGCCGGAGAGGAGGCGTGGCAGGTAGTAGGTGACGGCGTCCACCTCCGTAGGGTTCAGCCGGCAGTGCTGGAAGACGTCGTCGACGTCGAGCCCTTCCATCTTGGCCGGCGGTCGCCCGATCTGGTGCTAGGGTTCTAGGAGTAGCTGTGAAGGGGTTGATGTGGATGGATGGCGAGCGACTGGGATTTGGGACGACAAGGGATACTGATATTTATAGACGATGGTTTTGCATGCGACGGAGGACGCGTCAAATTTCCTTTCTCTGAATCCGATTCGGTCCCAGTTTGCCGTCAGTTATGTGAAACTTGCCGCCCCCGCTGCTttaattttctgaaattctcctTGAATCCGATCATGATGTGGTTCTGAAGATGCCGTGATGATTGCAATTCTTGATTTTGAGTAACACTAGGTCCTAGTATTTATTTTCCGGGTCGGTTCCTTCTCATCCATGTGTTGCGCGTGATTCTGTTATTTACCTTCAGAGAAGTTCTAGTTCTAGAGCTACCACCAAGACATGGCCGAAAAGTATGCAATTGAATTGTACTCGTCACAGCAGCTGAGACTAGAGCGCTATACATACAAAAAGTTAGGCCAGAAATCTGTGATCATCATTCATCAGGGTACACTACCAAAACCTCAGCGCTTCCATTGCACAATCTAAGCAAGACATGGGAGACTACTAATTCCTACTACCTCTTCTTCCATTTTTCTCCCATTGCCTTCCATTTCTCGATCTGTcagtagttgttgctgttgtagccGATGTAGTTGTTGCGGTAGCGCATCCCGTACTGCTCGTAGAAGGTGTCGCCGTAGTTGACGGCCTTGATCTCCACCATGCGCCGCTTGCTGTCCACCTCCTGCACCGCGCCGAACACCACCTCATTCGTCGTCTCGCAGCTCTGCTCATAGAAAGTCTGCGGCCCGGACGAGTACTGCCTGTGCTGCTGCAGCTGGTACATCTGCTGCTCCGGCTGCCTCCTCTGCTGGTGCTGCTGCAGGTGGTACGCCTGCTGCTCCGGCGGCTgcctgtgctgctgctgctgctgccggtaCACCTGCTGCTCCAACTGCTgtctgtgctgctgctgctgctgctgctgctggtgatgGGGATacacttgttgctgttgttgagggCCGCGTGCATCCCAGCCGCCGAGATAAGGCTGCCCGTGCCGGAGGTGGTGAGCCTTCTCAGGCTCCGTCGTCATGAAGCCGTAGTTCTTCTGAGGGGTCGGTCCTCTCGAGTCGAGCGGCGGAGGCGTTTCCTCGTGCGGGATGGCGTAGCTATCTTGCACCGGCCAAGGGTTGGCTCTTCTCTGCTGGTGGTGCTGATGATGCTGTCTCGCGGGGCGCTTCTTTCGGGAAAACATGTCTGCCACGGATGATTTTGCTCCTCCCATGAGCTTGCCCACTGAGGTGAAGAATCCCTCTTCAGCTTCATGCTTCCCAGCTTCGTCTTCATTTGGGATCAGCGGCGGGCGAAACGAAGGCTTGAATGGCTGTTGGTATGGTTGGTATGGAGGGATGCTTGCATTGCTTGGTCTTGGAGGCGTCTGAGGTTCCTGCATGGTGAGATTTCAGTTGCCAAGAAGGTCACTGTAAATTTGCTGGAGTAGTTCTTGCTGGAGTAGTTCTGAAGAATATGCTTTTACTTTAGTAATGATCTAGACTCCCCCTAGAGGAATAATAATGTGAGTTCATAGCACCTCTATGATGAATGGGTGAACGCTGTGGGCATAAGGATGATGGACACCACATCTAGGTGACCCAAGGCTGACTGTAACGTACTCATGAGATGGCCTGCTGTAAACCAGCAGACCTGTAGAACCATGGTCCAGCATAGACCCTGCCCTAGTTACCAACCCATGCTGCCAGCAAGTGTGCATGATGTTTTCCTCAGAATAACAAAATCAGTTTCAAAATTCCCTATGTAAGCCGGTAAATGATCTATGTGAAAGAAGGAATGGCTCCGCTCCGCTCCCGCTCCCTGCTGCGCCTCCACCTTCTAGCCTAGCCCCGCCGTCTGCAGCCTCCACCGTCCTCGCCGGCGCAACCTCCAGCTTCCCTCCCCTCTCAGGCCCTGCGCCATGGGCGCCGCCGCTGCTGACCCTGTCGACCGCCAAACGACCCCCTCCGGCGAGCGCGTCTCCTACGGGGAGCGCTGGAGTAGCTCGGAGGTCGAGTCTTCGACGCGGTCGTACAGAGACGTCGCACGCACGCCGCCGCCCACCCCAGCCCCGCCGGCAGCCGCCGCCCCTGGGTGCGCCGCGCCTGCCGCCCGCCCAGCCGTCAAGGACCACCTTGGCCCCCGTTCGGAAGTGCATCGCGCGTCGAGAGGCCCCGTGCTCGACGCCAACGGCTTCCAACAGCCCCGTCGCAGGCATCGCCATCGTCGCCCACGCCAAGACGGCCTCCCAGCCCGGCATCTTCGCCGCGCCGCCGCAGCCCGTCCCTGGAGGAGGTCGCTGTTCTCTGCTTCCGCTGCCTCGACCACCGGCACCGCGTGCGGGACTGTCCCAACGACATCCGTTGCCGCCGTTGCCTCGCCTTCGGTCATGCATCCCTCCCCTCTCAGGTCCTGCGCCAACACGGGTTCAGAGCGAGATTTCGGGAGTGGCTGGCCATCCTCTTATCATCGGCCAGCACCCGCGTCTTGCTCAACGGAGTGCCCGGCCCCCCGATATGGCACCGCCGCGGGCTGCGACAAGGTGACTCGACATCTCCGCAGCTATTCGTCCTGGCCGTCGACACACTCAGCCGCCTCATGCAACGGGCCCTCCAGACCGGCATCCTCCGGAGTCTTCACCCTCGCCGTGATATCCCGGCCATTTCGCTAtatgccgacgatgtgatgttgtTCTGTCACGCCACGACCGATGAGGTCCTCGCCGTGAAGAGCATTCTGGGGGTCTTCGGTGCTGCCTCCGGCCTCCATGTGAACTACGGCAAGAGCTCTGCTACGGCGCTGCACGGGGACGAGTCGACTGCTGACTCGTTGGAGATTCTTGGCTGCCTGGCGGCGGACCTACCCATTACATACCTTGGCATCCCACTCACCACACGCGGCCCAGATGCAGCCACTCGTGGACAAGGTGGCTGGACGCCTTCCGTCGTGGAAGGCGTGGCTCATGAACAAGGCCGGGCGGCTGGCGCTCGTCAAGTCGGTGCTCAGTGCCATCCCCATCCACCAACTGCTCGCCCTCGCGCCCCCGAAGAAAACCCTAAAGCAGCTCGAGAAGATTCAGCGTGGCTTCCTCTGGGTCGGCCGCGAGGCCGCCCATGGAGGGCACTGTCACGTGAACTAGAGTCGGGTCTGCCGGCCGATCGAGTATGGTGGACTAGGAGTCCGCGACCTTGAGCGCACAGGGCTCGCCCTTAGGCTCAGATGGCTATGGCTCTCGAGGACGGACACTGACTGGACCTGCAGTTCACACCCGAGGAGTGCGGCCTCTTCCACGCCTCCACTACCATGCTGCTCGGGGATGGAGCGACAACACTTTTTTTGGGAGGACCGCTGGCTCCACGGTCAGTCCATCCACGAGCACGCGCCCTTGCTGTACTTGTGCATCCCCAAAAACCGCAGGAAATCGCGGACGGTGGCGGAGGGCATCGGCGACAATGCATGGGCGCGGGATATCCACGACACCCTTGGCCTACAGGAGATTGGGCAGTACCTCAGACTATGGCTGCTCGTGTCTCACACCACCCTGTCTACCGAGCCGGACAAGCTCGTCTGGAATTGGACGGCCAACGGCATCTACACAGCACGGTCATGTTACCAGGCCACCTTCCACGGCTCGTGGAAGCTGATTTGGAAGGGCTAGGCGCCGCCGAAGGTTAAGTTCTTTCATTGGCTCGCCAACCAGGACCGCTGCTGGACTGCAGAGCGTCTCGCCCGCCATGGCCTCCCCCACCACCCTCGGTGCCTCTTTTGCGATCAAGAGCCGGAAACGATCCGACACCTGCTGCTCACATGCCCATTCACAAGGCAGACCTGGCATGAGGTCATGTCCTGGCTGCGCCTGCCGGCTCCGGTGCCAGACCAGGATGCCACGCTCCAGGACTGGTGGCTGCGGGCAAGAGATGCCACGCCACACCCGCTCCGCAAAGCGCTGGCTTTGGTAGCACTCTTGGTGCCGTGGATGATCTGGAAGCATAGAAACCCGTGTGTTTTTGACCATGTAACCCCATCGCTGGTTGAGCTCGTTGACAAGATCAAGGACGAATCCCGAAGTTGGCCTAAAGCCGGGGCTAAAGGGCTTAGGATCACCCTGCCCTCCTCCTGGGACGTCCATTGATCACTACTATGTAACACCGATGTACTAGCCTCTTAGGAGGAtgtatccccccccccccccctcttatgaatgcaatgaaacgcaaaggctttttgcgttttctcgaaaaaaataacaaaatcagTTTGGCAAAATTACCTCTGTTGCTGATACCATTCCTAAAACACGGCGCTGGAGCAACGCAAGCATGTAACCAaagaaaccagcagcaaaaagcaaGGCAACACCTGTAAGTGTAAGGATTTAAACTGGAGTAATTAGTAATTTTGGTATTTAGTGGAACTTCCTTGTGAGCAGCCAATTCATGATAGTGTGGCTTCAGACAAGAACAGTATTCTTCGGTGAAATAGTACTATCGGAAAGCTTAGTGGAATGTACCTAGAGGGAAACCAGCTTCATCCTGATATTCACAGTCATCAGGCTGGAGCGGAATCTCGCGAATCGCTTGGTTTCCTCTGTCGATGACCAAGAGGGAGCAGCTACTGCCGATATAGCGGATTTCAAAATCGGTTGAAAATTTTGCATCGTCGCTTGGTCCATCCATGTGTCCACCTCTCATTGATTTCCCCCCAGCAATGGTTGTGACCCCTACACATTATTGCTCACCCTGTCATGAATCTCTTTATTACCAGTTACAAATTCATAAGGAGTGAAGGACATTTATTGTAGATGTTTCTTGAAGACTCACGAAAAGAAATTATCTGCAGCAAAACTGAATAAACTTTAAAGATCTATACGTACAAACAATTTGAAAAGCACAAATTGTGAAGTTAAAATGGCTGGGCAAACTCCAAGAAATCATATCAACACCATATGATATTTACTTTACAAATATATAGATGTTTTGCGCATGAAACTCCTTGGTTTAATTGAACACGCCTCAAAACACATACAATCTGAATGAGCAATTATGATGTCACGGACTACTGATTTCTCCCAGAGATTTTCTGTATCATGAAATTTTAAGAATGTGATAATCCATAATCTACATTATAACTATGTAATTCAACTATCCATAATTAGACCCTACAATAAGACATTTTAGCTTACCTGTATCACTGATCTTTCTTATTGCCATGTTCATAGCGTCTGCAACATAAATGTTGCCCCTGTCATCGACTGTAAATCCCTTAGGGTGGTTCATCTTGGCCTCCCGGAGCCTCCCGTCAACATGACCAGATAATCCTTCAAGCGAACCGGCCACAAGCTTTGGCCTGCTATCTGCATGGTTTGAACCATTTTCAAGAGATGCAAGGGAAAATAGTATATAAGCTGAAGTAGTTACTATAGAGAATTTCACTCCAAAAAAAATGGTGCTCCCTCTGTAAACAAACATAAGACATTTTAGATCACTAAAGCAGTGAGCTAAAagtcttatatttgtttacagaTGGAGTAGTTACTATAGAGAATTTCACTCCAAAAAAAATGGTGCTCCCTCTGTAAACAAACATAAGACATTTTAGATCACTAAAGCAGTGATCTAAAagtcttatatttgtttacagaTGGAGTAATTACTATAGAGAAAAGACACGACTTCAGGGTAATCACTTTAGAACAGAAAATATAGTACGTTACCGAAGTTTTAATGAAAGATCTTCACATCAGACATGAAAGATTTTGCTAAATAACTGCTGAAAGCAGTTCAGACTATATTTCGCTACAAAACTTTCAGGCAAATACTTGCCGTGTGTGTTCAACTTCTAAACAAGGGGAGTGAAAGTGACCAGGTCCGTAACACATCACTATCGCATAATAAGGCGTATAATAAAGGAAACACACCTAAATTTAGCATCTAACCATCACACATCACCACCGACCAACCACCCAAACACACCCACATCATCTAGTTAACAGCCATATTTAGCAGAAACCCATGATGACTCAGGACTGAGtactacaaagatagcagcaaagcCTGAAAAGGACAGGAAGAAGCAGTTGGAAGTATGGGGGCATGCTCACATCGGGACAAGGGCAGCTGGACCCTGTAGAGGTTGCTGTTCATGGAGTCAAGCAGGAgcaggtcgccggcgggggtgaCCTCGACGGAGTGCGGCTCGATCCCCAGGCTGCTTCCGTCGAACACCGTCTCCACCGCGTACCCGCCCTCGTACTTCACCATCGACCTCCcggacgccgccgccgtcgtcgctgCCGACACGAATAACCCGTTCAGGAAACCGAAACGCGGAAACCACGGGAAAGAAACGCACCGATTACCCGTCCTGGCGGTCGATTTGAGCGACCAGAGCTTCTTCGCCACCGCCGTCGCCGTGCTGGTCAGGAGCCCGCCCAGGACCTCTGCCGTCGGCGGGCACCAGTCAGCCgcaagaaaaccaaagagaaactTCAAGAAACCAAGAACCGAGCTCGCTCACTTGCGGGGTACGAGGACGCGGCCGAGGCGGAGACGGGGGTGCCGAGCAAGAGTGCGGCGACGAGGAGCGCCGCCACGGCCCTCGCGCCTGCCGCCGACGCCGCCCTGGCCTCCATCGCGTGGTCCTCTCGTGGAGCAAAGAACCAAGAAGCCGGGCAGAGGTGGCAGGTAGGGAGAGTGGGATGTGGGGCTAGGGGGGGTGTGAGGACGGGGAGGgggatgaggaggaggcggccatttGAGGACAGGTAAAGAAGGTTCAGAGAACACCAAAGGATGCAGAACTCTTTTGGGGGGACCTGCCTGCAGCTCTCGCTCTCCGCCAAAAGAAGGCGAGAAAAGAAGAGGGAGGGGCAGAgatcagagggagagagagggctaAAGCAAGGACAGAGAGTGGAAGAGACGAcagggttgtggtggtggtggagctctgTTGCTGGTACACTGCTGCTCTCGCCCGTCTTGTTGCCGTTCTTTTGGGTTTCCTATGTTTCGGGCCATGGAGCATTTTCATCGGGGTAAACTCAAACAGGCCCCTTGGCCCCTGGACTAGCCCGGGCATATGTTGGGTCGGGCTGTAAACCCAAAGCCCGAGCCTAAATAGTGCACCTTTTgtattcaaaataaaattatttttatcATTTTCCGTATATAAATACATCTTGGGTTTCACTTCCTCCgttctaaaattcttgtcttaggtttgtttagaaatgaatatatcaaaatactaaaatgtgactagatacattcatatgtagacaaatactccctctgtaccggaATATAGGTCGTTGGAGTAGCTTCCGGTACAAAGGGAGTATAAGACAAAAAAATTAGGACAGAGTGAGTGCATGGCAGTAAGCCCTTCTCCCCCTCAGATCACTCGCGCATATCCCTCTCGTGTTGCCACCGTAGGCgacccgg harbors:
- the LOC123408453 gene encoding uncharacterized protein LOC123408453; protein product: MEGLDVDDVFQHCRLNPTEVDAVTYYLPRLLSGETLHGVEKLIHSVEISGCEPKDLAARYAPAPQALSSGDRFFFTTCKSKYGSKLQSVRTAGGGTWTIQKTTEISHAGGKVGEVKNLSFKKKGKSTGWVMEEYRCLLPEATIAEGVKVFCRMHLAQHAPAAARQESAAYMLQESQPEAATASTQAQKRPAPAAAADPHPPRPKKRMRVATPSFTAAAPVFSPDESIPEADDDGMGGFSCSMEDLFRLQVDETLRVGATENISPLEAEENIEQSHYSEPDKELKFLLDEAAAEHEPQAVPETEAEWQADEALGKDGEAYGFDIEELKRMMEADDALEEDGEADGFYIEELTRMMEADPIEVTGAKTGVEMDRQEPLYLDCLDQVMLEDRAMDNPAFRDAEKEERHNDAPDLDAPSLEGHDHLFKLPPSFFDPFEAAWKAEEALENEMRNNTAADLLGGYDNFFSSASVH
- the LOC123411411 gene encoding uncharacterized protein LOC123411411; translated protein: MEARAASAAGARAVAALLVAALLLGTPVSASAASSYPAKVLGGLLTSTATAVAKKLWSLKSTARTATTAAASGRSMVKYEGGYAVETVFDGSSLGIEPHSVEVTPAGDLLLLDSMNSNLYRVQLPLSRYSRPKLVAGSLEGLSGHVDGRLREAKMNHPKGFTVDDRGNIYVADAMNMAIRKISDTGVTTIAGGKSMRGGHMDGPSDDAKFSTDFEIRYIGSSCSLLVIDRGNQAIREIPLQPDDCEYQDEAGFPLGVALLFAAGFFGYMLALLQRRVLGMVSATEEPQTPPRPSNASIPPYQPYQQPFKPSFRPPLIPNEDEAGKHEAEEGFFTSVGKLMGGAKSSVADMFSRKKRPARQHHQHHQQRRANPWPVQDSYAIPHEETPPPLDSRGPTPQKNYGFMTTEPEKAHHLRHGQPYLGGWDARGPQQQQQVYPHHQQQQQQQQHRQQLEQQVYRQQQQQHRQPPEQQAYHLQQHQQRRQPEQQMYQLQQHRQYSSGPQTFYEQSCETTNEVVFGAVQEVDSKRRMVEIKAVNYGDTFYEQYGMRYRNNYIGYNSNNY